One window from the genome of Musa acuminata AAA Group cultivar baxijiao chromosome BXJ1-4, Cavendish_Baxijiao_AAA, whole genome shotgun sequence encodes:
- the LOC103998416 gene encoding scarecrow-like protein 6 codes for MRGGMPFAVQEKGAPLQVLEGEEGLFWCASATAAANNSLRKRREGEEGKEGSPLEPRSVLENLRSPSPPSSSASTVSSSRVVSGGGPASSDGSATATATHTPTTSAAAEAARRDEGAADLPPVPTVLAAGEDCSLGGVDDWEALLSEPAASIGQDQTFLRWIIDEADNNSAARSNGTGLLFDPAFVLEGASASAETASPPPMASSVLSAGVLGSKGATFGCTPSLAPRPANSLPLSLPPLPPGVISQESTEEKPLFGSSLFFAHQQQAQPPQRSSFFLPLNHFAGYHEGQPLEHLAPPPRKRPAIDPLPSSHVPDLFLRRNQPQQLGLPQQFNTAAFQLQPAPGKPKLANGDEASVAARQQRELVDQLFKAAEVLEAGNTVSARGILARLNHQFPSPVGKPFLRSAFYFKEALHLLASHSPHPHPPPSLPISTPLDVMLKLGAYKTFSDVSPIVQFASFTCIQPLLEALDGASRIHIIDFDIGVGMQWSAFMQELAQRWSSSMATAPFLKITAFASAYSHHSLELNLIHQNLSHFASSLNIPFEFNVLSLDPFDPTVLFRMCSAMDEAVAVNLPIGSAIRPPIPTLLRFVKQLSPKIVVSVDYGCDRIDLPFAHHILHAFQSCTVLLDSIDAAGANQDAANKIERFLVRPRIESAVLGRHHLSDKTLPWRTLFASAGFMHVQFSNFTETQAECLLKRVLVRGFHVEKRQSSLSLCWQRGELVSVSAWKC; via the coding sequence ATGAGAGGAGGGATGCCCTTTGCTGTCCAAGAGAAGGGAGCTCCTCTGCAGGTCTtagaaggagaagaaggcctATTTTGGTGTGCttctgctaccgctgccgctaatAACAGTcttaggaagaggagggagggggaggaggggaaGGAAGGATCGCCGCTGGAGCCGCGGTCAGTACTGGAAAACCTGCGAAGCCCCAGCCCGCCAAGCTCCTCCGCTTCCACCGTGTCTTCCTCCCGCGTCGTTAGCGGTGGAGGGCCGGCGTCCTCCGATGgctccgccaccgccaccgccacccacACCCCCACCACATCGGCGGCGGCGGAAGCTGCCCGGAGGGATGAAGGGGCTGCAGACCTCCCGCCCGTCCCCACCGTCCTCGCCGCTGGAGAGGACTGCTCGCTAGGCGGCGTCGATGACTGGGAGGCCTTACTCTCGGAACCGGCCGCCTCCATCGGCCAAGACCAGACCTTTCTCCGGTGGATCATTGATGAAGCCGACAACAATTCTGCTGCTAGAAGCAACGGCACCGGATTGCTCTTCGATCCGGCTTTCGTGTTAGAAGGTGCTTCGGCGTCGGCGGAAACCGCTAGTCCTCCTCCGATGGCTTCCTCTGTCCTCTCTGCCGGTGTACTTGGATCCAAAGGTGCCACCTTTGGGTGCACTCCCAGCCTCGCTCCTCGGCCGGCGAATAGCCTTCCCCTGTCTCTACCTCCGCTGCCGCCGGGAGTCATCTCCCAAGAATCCACGGAGGAAAAGCCCCTCTTCGGTTCGAGCCTGTTCTTTGCGCACCAACAGCAGGCCCAACCCCCGCAacgctcttccttcttcctccctttGAATCATTTCGCCGGCTACCATGAGGGCCAGCCACTGGAGCATCTTGCCCCACCTCCGCGAAAACGCCCTGCCATCGACCCGCTCCCTAGTTCCCACGTCCCTGACCTCTTTCTCCGCCGTAACCAGCCGCAGCAGCTGGGACTCCCTCAGCAGTTCAATACCGCTGCATTCCAGCTTCAACCGGCGCCAGGAAAGCCCAAATTGGCAAACGGAGATGAGGCGTCCGTGGCTGCAAGGCAGCAGCGGGAATTGGTTGACCAGCTCTTCAAGGCGGCCGAGGTTCTCGAGGCCGGGAACACCGTCAGCGCCCGTGGGATATTGGCGCGGCTCAATCACCAGTTCCCCTCTCCCGTAGGGAAGCCATTCCTGCGGTCCGCCTTCTACTTCAAGGAGGCCCTCCACCTCCTCGCCAGCCACTCCCCCCACCCGCACCCGCCTCCGTCGCTCCCAATCTCGACGCCACTGGACGTCATGCTCAAGCTTGGAGCTTACAAGACCTTCTCCGACGTCTCCCCCATCGTCCAATTCGCCAGCTTCACCTGCATCCAACCCCTCTTGGAGGCGCTTGACGGCGCGAGTCGGATCCACATCATCGACTTCGACATTGGGGTCGGAATGCAGTGGTCAGCCTTCATGCAGGAGCTTGCGCAGCGATGGTCCTCATCAATGGCTACCGCCCCATTCCTCAAAATCACGGCTTTTGCCTCCGCCTACTCTCACCACTCCCTAGAGCTCAACCTCATCCACCAGAACCTGTCTCATTTCGCCAGCAGCCTCAACATCCCCTTTGAATTCAATGTCCTTAGCCTCGACCCCTTCGACCCAACAGTGCTCTTCAGAATGTGTTCTGCCATGGATGAGGCTGTCGCAGTAAACCTCCCCATTGGCTCTGCAATTCGTCCACCCATCCCGACTCTCCTACGATTTGTGAAGCAGCTCTCCCCCAAGATTGTAGTCTCAGTCGATTATGGATGTGATCGCATTGACCTGCCCTTTGCCCATCACATTCTCCATGCATTCCAGTCATGCACAGTGCTCCTCGACTCAATTGATGCAGCCGGTGCCAATCAGGATGCAGCTAATAAGATCGAAAGATTCCTAGTGCGGCCAAGGATAGAAAGTGCAGTTCTGGGCCGGCACCATTTGTCAGACAAGACACTACCTTGGAGAACTCTATTTGCTTCTGCTGGATTTATGCACGTCCAATTCAGCAACTTCACTGAGACGCAAGCAGAGTGTCTTCTGAAGAGGGTGCTGGTTAGGGGCTTCCATGTGGAGAAGCGCCAATCTTCCCTTTCCCTCTGTTGGCAGCGTGGGGAGCTCGTTTCGGTGTCAGCATGGAAGTGCTGA
- the LOC135659019 gene encoding vesicle-associated protein 1-3-like isoform X1, translating into MSQGELNDGGLLDIQPSELRFAFELKKQSLCSFQLTNKTDQCVAFKVKTTNPKKYCVRPNAGIISPKSSCDVTVTMQAQKEAPHDMQCKDKFLLQSVITEHGVATTDITAEMFNREPGKLVEEFKLRVTYVMASPPSPVSEEQQEGSSPRSSTFEDGAQSLQTQDSASLLKEPSKENSSEAFAMILKLTEEKNNAIAQNQKLQQEVDLLNSEVNRHHMFFVVVGAVLAALIGYIIKKSYY; encoded by the exons ATGTCACAAGGAGAGTTGAACGACGGAGGGCTTCTCGACATCCAGCCGTCGGAGCTCCGATTCGCTT TCGAGTTGAAGAAGCAGAGCTTATGTTCTTTCCAGCTGACCAATAAGACAGATCAATGTGTTGCCTTCAAG GTTAAAACAACCAACCCAAAGAAATACTGTGTCCGACCCAATGCAGGGATCATTTCACCGAAGTCCTCGTGCGATGTCACTG TTACAATGCAAGCACAAAAGGAAGCCCCACACGACATGCAATGCAAAGACAAGTTTTTACTTCAGAGTGTAATCACAGAGCATGGTGTGGCGACCACAGACATAACTGCTGAAATG TTCAATAGAGAACCTGGTAAGCTTGTTGAAGAATTCAAGCTGCGGGTCACTTACGTTATGGCTAGTCCTCCTTCACCTGTTTCTGAGGAACAACAAGAAGGATCCTCGCCTAGGTCATCGACATTTGAAGATGGGGCCCAAAGTTTGCAGACACAAGATTCT GCATCACTATTGAAGGAACCTTCAAAGGAGAACTCCTCAGAG GCATTTGCTATGATTTTAAAGTTGACTGAAGAGAAAAACAATGCCATTGCGCAAAACCAGAAGCTTCAGCAGGAAGTG GATCTGCTAAATAGTGAAGTCAACAGGCACCACATGTTTTTTGTGGTGGTTGGAGCTGTTCTTGCTGCTCTAATTGGGTATATCATCAAGAAGTCATATTACTGA
- the LOC135659019 gene encoding vesicle-associated protein 1-3-like isoform X2: MSQGELNDGGLLDIQPSELRFAFELKKQSLCSFQLTNKTDQCVAFKVKTTNPKKYCVRPNAGIISPKSSCDVTVTMQAQKEAPHDMQCKDKFLLQSVITEHGVATTDITAEMFNREPGKLVEEFKLRVTYVMASPPSPVSEEQQEGSSPRSSTFEDGAQSLQTQDSAFAMILKLTEEKNNAIAQNQKLQQEVDLLNSEVNRHHMFFVVVGAVLAALIGYIIKKSYY, translated from the exons ATGTCACAAGGAGAGTTGAACGACGGAGGGCTTCTCGACATCCAGCCGTCGGAGCTCCGATTCGCTT TCGAGTTGAAGAAGCAGAGCTTATGTTCTTTCCAGCTGACCAATAAGACAGATCAATGTGTTGCCTTCAAG GTTAAAACAACCAACCCAAAGAAATACTGTGTCCGACCCAATGCAGGGATCATTTCACCGAAGTCCTCGTGCGATGTCACTG TTACAATGCAAGCACAAAAGGAAGCCCCACACGACATGCAATGCAAAGACAAGTTTTTACTTCAGAGTGTAATCACAGAGCATGGTGTGGCGACCACAGACATAACTGCTGAAATG TTCAATAGAGAACCTGGTAAGCTTGTTGAAGAATTCAAGCTGCGGGTCACTTACGTTATGGCTAGTCCTCCTTCACCTGTTTCTGAGGAACAACAAGAAGGATCCTCGCCTAGGTCATCGACATTTGAAGATGGGGCCCAAAGTTTGCAGACACAAGATTCT GCATTTGCTATGATTTTAAAGTTGACTGAAGAGAAAAACAATGCCATTGCGCAAAACCAGAAGCTTCAGCAGGAAGTG GATCTGCTAAATAGTGAAGTCAACAGGCACCACATGTTTTTTGTGGTGGTTGGAGCTGTTCTTGCTGCTCTAATTGGGTATATCATCAAGAAGTCATATTACTGA
- the LOC103998016 gene encoding uncharacterized protein LOC103998016 — MNSANTYSSSIRAAFSYCVQQVRSYDYHHYLCVLHLPPAMRKTAFALRAFNVETARAMDVASDPKIGLMRLLWWQDAIDKIFAKKNVEHPTAQALSSVISEHKISKHWLKRSVDARINDASKEGGVLPETIADLEQYAEDTTSTMLYMTLQAGGICSTSADHAASHIGKASGLLLLLKSLPYHASRQGRISYIPADVASRHGLLITAHGRSEIKMESGEALSDAVFEVASVASLHLQKARELAPAVPTEALPVLLPAVPAQVLLDTLRQRNFNVFDSRILGGVQGVSPLWYQLKLKWHAWRNKY; from the coding sequence ATGAATAGTGCCAACACTTATAGCAGTAGCATTCGAGCAGCCTTCTCTTACTGTGTGCAACAAGTACGTAGTTATGATTACCACCATTACCTTTGCGTGCTTCACCTTCCCCCAGCCATGCGCAAGACTGCCTTTGCTCTCCGTGCCTTTAATGTTGAAACTGCAAGGGCTATGGATGTTGCATCTGATCCCAAAATTGGCCTCATGCGCCTCCTTTGGTGGCAAGATGCAATTGACAAAATATTTGCGAAAAAGAATGTTGAACACCCAACGGCTCAAGCTCTCTCGTCAGTTATATCAGAGCATAAGATCAGCAAGCACTGGTTGAAACGCTCAGTAGATGCCAGAATAAATGATGCAAGCAAAGAAGGGGGTGTCCTTCCTGAAACTATAGCAGATTTGGAGCAGTATGCAGAGGACACTACGTCAACCATGCTATACATGACCCTACAAGCTGGTGGAATTTGCTCAACTTCGGCTGACCATGCAGCCTCACATATTGGCAAAGCGAGTGGACTGCTTTTGCTGCTCAAATCCCTGCCTTACCATGCGAGTCGCCAAGGGAGGATATCATATATTCCAGCTGATGTGGCTTCTAGGCATGGTTTGCTAATAACAGCCCACGGAAGGTCCGAGATTAAGATGGAGTCAGGTGAGGCACTTTCAGATGCTGTTTTTGAGGTGGCATCCGTTGCCAGTCTTCATTTGCAAAAAGCTCGGGAGTTGGCTCCAGCGGTTCCCACCGAGGCTCTTCCCGTGCTGCTCCCGGCGGTGCCTGCTCAGGTTCTTTTGGACACTTTAAGGCAGAGGAACTTCAATGTGTTCGATTCAAGAATTTTAGGTGGTGTCCAGGGCGTATCACCACTATGGTATCAGTTGAAGCTAAAGTGGCATGCCTGGAGGAACAAGTATTGA